The sequence below is a genomic window from Blastopirellula retiformator.
ACTTCATGCTAACCGGTCAGGCGCCGTTCAACTACGATCGCCCGATCAAGGTGATCATCGCCCACGCCCACGAAACGCCGGTGCGACCGTCGGAGATTAACCCCGACATCCCTGCCGATCTCGAGGCGATCGTCCTCCGCTGCCTCGAGAAACAGCCGGAAGACCGCTACCAGTCGGTGATCGAACTGGGCGACGCCCTCGATCGCTGCGATGCGTCGGGCCAGTGGAACCGCCGTTTGGCCGAGCAGTGGTGGAGCGCCGAGGAACGCCGGATTCCGGTCGACGAAGAGGAAGCCTTCGCCTAACCACCCCCCACACGACGGATACGGATATCCGCGAGCAGCGAACCTTTCCGCGCCCAGCCCACTCTCACTCGAAAGCCGGGCGGCGACTCGCCAATCGGCGAAATCTCGGCTATCTTAAATAGTTTGCTGACAGGCCTTTTCCCGTCCTGGGAAGGGCTGTCCCTGGCAACCCCATCCTTCCTTCCATCTGCGGCCCCTGGCGACATCGGCGCCAGCGGCGAGACTTTCGGAGTAACTGTATGAGCGGATCGGCGCCCCGTACCATGTTCCAGAAGATCTGGGACAACCACCTTGTTCTGCAAGAAGAGGGCCAGCAGGCGATTCTCTATATCGATCTGCAACTGGTGCACGAAGTGACCAGCGCTCAAGCGTTTGAAGGGCTCCGTCTGGCCGGCCGCAAAATGCGCCGCCCCGATCGTCACGTCGCCACGCCTGACCACAATATCCCGACCACCGACCGCTCGCTGCCGATCGTCGATCCGATCTCGAAACAGCAGATCGATACCCTCCGCAGCAACTGCGAAGAATTCGGCGTTCGTCTGTACGACCTGAACGACCGCAAGCAGGGGATCGTGCACGTCATCGGCCCGGAACTCGGCCTGACGCAGCCCGGCATGACGATCGTCTGCGGCGACAGCCACACGGCGACGCATGGCGCGTTTGGCGCCTTGGCGTTCGGAATCGGCACCAGCGAAGTCGAACATGTGATGGCGACGCAGACGCTGCTGCAGAACAAGCCGAAGACGATGGAAGTTCGCATCGACGGCAAGCCCGCCCCCGGCGTCACCGCCAAAGACTTGATCCTGTACGTGATCGGCAAGCTGACCACCGCCGGCGGTACCGGCTACGTGATCGAGTACACCGGCGAAGCGATCCGCGCCCTCACCATGGAAGAGCGGATGACCGTCTGCAACATGACGATCGAAGCCGGCGCCCGCGCCGGGATGATCGCCCCCGACGAAACGACGTTTGAATACGTTCGGGGTCGCGAGTTCGCGCCAAAAGACTTTGACTCGGCGGTCGAAAAGTGGAAGCAACTGCCGACCGACGAAGGCGCCACCTACGACGAATTCTTGATCTTTGAAGCCAAGGACATCGCTCCGCAGGTTACCTGGGGAACCAACCCCGGCCAGGTCGCTCCGGTCGTCGCCAACGTGCCGTCCCCGTCTGACTACAGCGACGCGACCGAGCAAAAGTCGACGCAAGCCGCGCTCGACTACATGGGACTGACCGCCGGCCAGCCGCTGACCGAAGTCAAAATTGATCGCGTCTTCATCGGTTCGTGCACCAACGCCCGGATCGAAGACTTGCGTGCCGCCGCCAAGGTGGTCAAAGGACACAAGATCGCCGCCGGCGTCAATGCGATGGTCGTCCCCGGCAGTGGTCAGGTCAAAGAACAAGCCGAGTCGGAAGGGCTCGACGCGATCTTCCGCGACGCTGGGTTTGAATGGCGGGAAGCTGGCTGCAGCATGTGTCTGGCGATGAACCCCGACAAACTGGCCCCCGGCGAACGTTGCGCCTCGACCAGCAACCGCAACTTTGAAGGTCGACAAGGAAAGGGGGGACGAACCCATCTCGTCTCGCCCGAAATGGCCGCCGCCGCCGGCGTGACTGGTCATTTCGTCGACATCCGCGACTGGAAATACAGCTAGTCGCCCCTTTTCCCAATTCCAGCCATCACCGCGCATTTGCGAGTTACTTCAAAGTCATGAAAGAATTCACCTCCCACACCGGCGTCGTCGCTACGATGGACCGCGCCAACGTCGACACCGACCAGATCATTCCCAAACAGTTTCTGAAACGGATCGAGCGGACCGGTTTCGGTCAGTTCCTCTTCTTCGACTGGCGGTTTGAAGACGACGGTTCGCCGAATCGCGATTTCGAGCTGAACCAGCCCGGCCTGGCGTCGGCCTCAATCTTGGTCGCCCGCCGCAACTTCGGCAGCGGCTCAAGCCGCGAACATGCCGTTTGGGCGCTGGACGACTACGGTTTTCGGGCCGTCATCGCTCCCAGCTTCGCCGACATCTTCTACGGCAACAGCTTCAAGAATGGCCTGCTGCCGGTTCGCCTGACCGAAGATCAGGTCGAAGAGATCTTCCAGAAGGCGAAGACCGCCGGACCCGGCTACGAGTTGACGATCAACCTGGACGCCCAGACCGTCACCGACAACGACGGCATCCTGTTCAACTTCGAGATCGACGAAGCCCGCAAGCAGAAGATGCTCAATGGTCTGGACGACATCGCGCTCACCTTGCAGCACGAAGACAAAATCTCCGAATTCGAAGCGGCGAACGGCCTGTAAGTGGCGCCGCTAGCGGCAACCGACTTCACCAGGGACGCATCAAGCGTCCCTTTTTTGTGCGCCAAGCTGAATTCTAGAGCGTTTTTCTGATAGCTGTAGCGTTTCTGGCGCCGGTGAGGCAAGCTGGTCAAGGTGACCGAAGCAGGCGAATCCTCAAGCTTAGTCGATGCAGGTCAACGCCGACCAGCGCGGCCGCAACCAGCCAGAACGATACAGATGGAGGAAAACCGCTCTAACTGCCTGTTGAAAAATGCCCTCGTGGCATTTTCCAACCTCGCCAGGCTCAGAGCGTAGCTCTTCGCGGCTCGCAAAATAACGACTTACGTCGCTATTTTGGGATCGCATCCGTGCGATCACGCAGTCCGTCGAGAAAATCAACGGACTGCTAAGGTTCATTCCGGTTCGCGCTGCTGTTGCGGCGGATCGCGCCTGCGGAACATAATTGAAAGAATCAGAATCCGACTCTACCCAAAATCTTCGCGAGACCCATCTTGATGCGCAACTATCTCCTGCCGCTCGCCTGTCTCCTGTCCGCCGCCGCGCTGCTGAAGGCGGAAGTCGAAACCGAAGTGGTG
It includes:
- the leuC gene encoding 3-isopropylmalate dehydratase large subunit, coding for MSGSAPRTMFQKIWDNHLVLQEEGQQAILYIDLQLVHEVTSAQAFEGLRLAGRKMRRPDRHVATPDHNIPTTDRSLPIVDPISKQQIDTLRSNCEEFGVRLYDLNDRKQGIVHVIGPELGLTQPGMTIVCGDSHTATHGAFGALAFGIGTSEVEHVMATQTLLQNKPKTMEVRIDGKPAPGVTAKDLILYVIGKLTTAGGTGYVIEYTGEAIRALTMEERMTVCNMTIEAGARAGMIAPDETTFEYVRGREFAPKDFDSAVEKWKQLPTDEGATYDEFLIFEAKDIAPQVTWGTNPGQVAPVVANVPSPSDYSDATEQKSTQAALDYMGLTAGQPLTEVKIDRVFIGSCTNARIEDLRAAAKVVKGHKIAAGVNAMVVPGSGQVKEQAESEGLDAIFRDAGFEWREAGCSMCLAMNPDKLAPGERCASTSNRNFEGRQGKGGRTHLVSPEMAAAAGVTGHFVDIRDWKYS
- the leuD gene encoding 3-isopropylmalate dehydratase small subunit codes for the protein MKEFTSHTGVVATMDRANVDTDQIIPKQFLKRIERTGFGQFLFFDWRFEDDGSPNRDFELNQPGLASASILVARRNFGSGSSREHAVWALDDYGFRAVIAPSFADIFYGNSFKNGLLPVRLTEDQVEEIFQKAKTAGPGYELTINLDAQTVTDNDGILFNFEIDEARKQKMLNGLDDIALTLQHEDKISEFEAANGL